Proteins co-encoded in one Epinephelus moara isolate mb chromosome 13, YSFRI_EMoa_1.0, whole genome shotgun sequence genomic window:
- the csf3a gene encoding colony stimulating factor 3 (granulocyte) a isoform X2: MNILIVIAFHSYMATFARSAPLPETSALVEAPQFQELVQRSRSLIEKILQSINDTHKSCIHTETLQLNSPENSKLVIMASTIGIPSAPVLRVVSENFTLETGLKRMSEGLQLHRALLISVSPRLANKDKVIELLADIKDLVIQINKMLKMAQAETAVQPSPTPMALRLPGEYEVQVATHLTLVQLQSFGQDTVRCLRSLDQSNDEETQS; encoded by the exons ATGAACATCCTGATTG TTATCGCCTTCCACTCCTACATGGCCACCTTCGCCCGCAGCGCACCTCTGCCGGAGACGAGCGCACTTGTTGAGGCTCCGCAGTTTCAGGAGCTGGTGCAGAGGAGCCGCAGCTTGATAGAGAAGATCTTGCAATCCATTAACGACACGCACAAATCCTGCATTCACACAGAG ACACTACAACTCAATTCCCCAGAAAATTCGAAGCTGGTGATAATGGCATCCACCATTGGCATCCCCTCTGCTCCTGTGCTCAGAGTTGTGTCAGAAAACTTCACTTTG GAGACCGGTTTGAAACGCATGTCCGAGGGTCTTCAGCTGCACCGGGCCTTACTGATTTCTGTCTCTCCTCGGCTGgcaaacaaagacaaagtgattgagctgctggctgacaTCAAAGACCTCGTCATTCAGATCAATAAG ATGCTGAAAATGGCCCAAGCAGAGACTGCGGTGCAGCCCTCACCAACGCCCATGGCTTTACGTCTACCGGGGGAATATGAGGTTCAGGTGGCAACACACCTGACACTGGTGCAGCTCCAGTCTTTTGGGCAGGACACAGTCCGCTGCCTGAGGAGTCTGGACCAGAGCAACGACGAGGAGACACAGAGCTGA
- the csf3a gene encoding colony stimulating factor 3 (granulocyte) a isoform X1, whose product MLLSLPLLITPRHSSDSGGSIGLVVCGFTVIAFHSYMATFARSAPLPETSALVEAPQFQELVQRSRSLIEKILQSINDTHKSCIHTETLQLNSPENSKLVIMASTIGIPSAPVLRVVSENFTLETGLKRMSEGLQLHRALLISVSPRLANKDKVIELLADIKDLVIQINKMLKMAQAETAVQPSPTPMALRLPGEYEVQVATHLTLVQLQSFGQDTVRCLRSLDQSNDEETQS is encoded by the exons ATGCtgctttctcttcctctgctgatCACCCCCAGACACAGCTCAGACTCTGGAGGAAGCATTGGACTAGTAGTGTGTGGATTCACTG TTATCGCCTTCCACTCCTACATGGCCACCTTCGCCCGCAGCGCACCTCTGCCGGAGACGAGCGCACTTGTTGAGGCTCCGCAGTTTCAGGAGCTGGTGCAGAGGAGCCGCAGCTTGATAGAGAAGATCTTGCAATCCATTAACGACACGCACAAATCCTGCATTCACACAGAG ACACTACAACTCAATTCCCCAGAAAATTCGAAGCTGGTGATAATGGCATCCACCATTGGCATCCCCTCTGCTCCTGTGCTCAGAGTTGTGTCAGAAAACTTCACTTTG GAGACCGGTTTGAAACGCATGTCCGAGGGTCTTCAGCTGCACCGGGCCTTACTGATTTCTGTCTCTCCTCGGCTGgcaaacaaagacaaagtgattgagctgctggctgacaTCAAAGACCTCGTCATTCAGATCAATAAG ATGCTGAAAATGGCCCAAGCAGAGACTGCGGTGCAGCCCTCACCAACGCCCATGGCTTTACGTCTACCGGGGGAATATGAGGTTCAGGTGGCAACACACCTGACACTGGTGCAGCTCCAGTCTTTTGGGCAGGACACAGTCCGCTGCCTGAGGAGTCTGGACCAGAGCAACGACGAGGAGACACAGAGCTGA
- the csf3a gene encoding colony stimulating factor 3 (granulocyte) a isoform X3, whose product MATFARSAPLPETSALVEAPQFQELVQRSRSLIEKILQSINDTHKSCIHTETLQLNSPENSKLVIMASTIGIPSAPVLRVVSENFTLETGLKRMSEGLQLHRALLISVSPRLANKDKVIELLADIKDLVIQINKMLKMAQAETAVQPSPTPMALRLPGEYEVQVATHLTLVQLQSFGQDTVRCLRSLDQSNDEETQS is encoded by the exons ATGGCCACCTTCGCCCGCAGCGCACCTCTGCCGGAGACGAGCGCACTTGTTGAGGCTCCGCAGTTTCAGGAGCTGGTGCAGAGGAGCCGCAGCTTGATAGAGAAGATCTTGCAATCCATTAACGACACGCACAAATCCTGCATTCACACAGAG ACACTACAACTCAATTCCCCAGAAAATTCGAAGCTGGTGATAATGGCATCCACCATTGGCATCCCCTCTGCTCCTGTGCTCAGAGTTGTGTCAGAAAACTTCACTTTG GAGACCGGTTTGAAACGCATGTCCGAGGGTCTTCAGCTGCACCGGGCCTTACTGATTTCTGTCTCTCCTCGGCTGgcaaacaaagacaaagtgattgagctgctggctgacaTCAAAGACCTCGTCATTCAGATCAATAAG ATGCTGAAAATGGCCCAAGCAGAGACTGCGGTGCAGCCCTCACCAACGCCCATGGCTTTACGTCTACCGGGGGAATATGAGGTTCAGGTGGCAACACACCTGACACTGGTGCAGCTCCAGTCTTTTGGGCAGGACACAGTCCGCTGCCTGAGGAGTCTGGACCAGAGCAACGACGAGGAGACACAGAGCTGA